The Synergistaceae bacterium region GAGTATGACAGGGATAAGGATCTTACCGATTTTCAGCTCTCTCTTGATCTCATCTCACAAAAATCAGGAGAAAAGAAGGTGCCGGTCTTCCTTACCGGCTGTTTCGGAGGGCGGTTTGACCATTTATGGAGCACTGTCGTCTCATTTCTGCACAGGTCGGACAGATATGTGCCTGTCGGCATGGCCGATGACAGAGAGGGGATGTTTTTTCTGAGCGGTCCTGATTCGCTTGGGCTTATGTTTGATAAAATTCCGGAGGCTGTCTCCATAATCCCGTTTTCTGAGGAATGCGGCGGCGTCTCCGTCACCGGAGTGCGCTGGCCTTTGAGTGACGTCACCCTTGAATATCGGGACCCTTACAGCATCAGCAACAGGCTTGAAGGCGGAATGGAGGCATCAGTATCCGTTCGGAGCGGACGTATCGGCGTATACTGGGAGTGGCGCGGAGTTCGGGATGAGTAAATTAAGTTACGGAATAGCGCTTCTCTCGTGATAAAATACCCTTTGTTGGTTTTGACCAATCAGATAAGGATGTGATTTTTGATGTTTTTAGGCGGAGGCGATATGACCGCGCGCCTGGCGGAGCTGCTGCTAAGCCTTCCGGCAGTTCTCTGGGCCATAACATTTCATGAATACTGCCATGGCTATGCCGCTATGAAACTCGGCGACCCCACGGCAAAGCTGGATGGCAGGCTGAG contains the following coding sequences:
- a CDS encoding thiamine pyrophosphokinase; translated protein: EYDRDKDLTDFQLSLDLISQKSGEKKVPVFLTGCFGGRFDHLWSTVVSFLHRSDRYVPVGMADDREGMFFLSGPDSLGLMFDKIPEAVSIIPFSEECGGVSVTGVRWPLSDVTLEYRDPYSISNRLEGGMEASVSVRSGRIGVYWEWRGVRDE